One segment of Amycolatopsis alba DSM 44262 DNA contains the following:
- a CDS encoding MFS transporter — protein sequence MFRSLSFLRLWTGNTASGLATWALPFVLGLAVLERSLSAVDLGIVLAARTVGFLVAVPVAGVLADRHSRRQVVLWAGMIAGLATPLIAAGMGRSVLLTAAAAAVVGIGQGACRPAFQALTAEVIAEDRRQQANAAMTLAVRVTTLVAPGLTALLSQVASTTALVLGTGVLWLGTALIPPRGTFAPAPAAARTRFFGEFADGLREARRHPWFLAGLGALTAVIATGYSATGVVLPLVSRDRYDTEAVLAGGLTAYTLGALAGAVVIARWRPKRQGWAALTGLGCYGFAPLSLLFPVHPAVVIAAYAVAGLGIELFNVPWFTATQREVEPGKLARVSSLDFLFSYGLAPAGLAFIAPAIDGFGATPVLAVCAVVCFAAPAAAALVPSSRDFRAAATARA from the coding sequence GTGTTCCGCAGCCTGTCGTTCCTCCGGCTCTGGACCGGGAACACCGCCTCCGGGCTGGCGACCTGGGCCCTCCCGTTCGTCCTCGGCCTTGCCGTGCTCGAACGCTCGCTTTCGGCCGTTGACCTCGGCATCGTGCTGGCCGCCCGCACCGTGGGATTCCTGGTGGCCGTCCCGGTGGCGGGGGTGCTCGCCGACCGGCACTCCCGCCGGCAGGTCGTGCTGTGGGCGGGCATGATCGCGGGTCTCGCCACGCCCTTGATCGCGGCGGGCATGGGCCGGTCCGTCCTGCTGACGGCCGCCGCTGCCGCCGTCGTCGGGATCGGGCAGGGCGCGTGCCGCCCGGCGTTCCAGGCGCTGACCGCCGAGGTGATCGCCGAAGACCGGCGCCAGCAGGCCAATGCCGCGATGACACTGGCCGTCCGGGTCACGACGCTCGTCGCGCCCGGTCTCACCGCCCTGCTCTCGCAGGTCGCCTCGACGACGGCCCTGGTGCTCGGCACCGGGGTGCTGTGGCTGGGCACCGCGCTGATCCCGCCGCGGGGCACTTTCGCCCCGGCTCCGGCCGCCGCCAGGACCCGCTTCTTCGGCGAGTTCGCCGACGGTCTCCGCGAAGCCCGCCGTCACCCGTGGTTCCTCGCCGGGCTCGGCGCGCTGACCGCCGTGATCGCGACCGGCTACTCCGCCACCGGTGTCGTGTTGCCGCTGGTCAGCCGCGACCGCTATGACACCGAAGCCGTCTTGGCAGGCGGGCTCACCGCGTACACGCTCGGCGCGCTCGCGGGCGCCGTCGTCATCGCCCGCTGGCGGCCGAAGCGGCAGGGCTGGGCGGCGCTGACCGGACTCGGCTGTTACGGCTTCGCGCCACTGAGCCTGCTGTTCCCCGTGCACCCGGCCGTCGTCATCGCCGCCTACGCCGTCGCGGGGCTGGGCATCGAACTGTTCAACGTCCCGTGGTTCACCGCGACCCAGCGGGAGGTCGAACCGGGGAAGCTCGCGCGGGTGTCCTCTTTGGACTTCCTGTTCTCCTACGGCCTGGCGCCCGCCGGGCTGGCGTTCATCGCGCCCGCGATCGACGGCTTCGGGGCGACGCCGGTCTTGGCGGTGTGCGCCGTCGTCTGTTTCGCCGCGCCGGCCGCCGCGGCACTCGTTCCCTCTTCGCGTGACTTTCGGGCCGCCGCGACCGCCCGCGCTTAG
- a CDS encoding AfsR/SARP family transcriptional regulator: MSHLPQEVRYRFTVLGPPGFTSGGTRLDLGSPQQQAVLTLLLANAGNFVRTGELIDGLWGERAPATGEAVIRTYISRLRRLLSLQGLGSAIISRSGGYRLDLDSCEVDAAEFAGLIESARQAHTVQEAAQLLERALGLWTGTALAGVPGEAAEHERSRLERLKLTATQELLRLRLELGEHDEVMAEMPVLIERNRLEEPLYEIYLLALHRGGRRAEALELYRAVHDLFDEELGVRPGAKLRALHEKVLRADDERAPVRRAPDSLFVGRERERAEFRRLLARDPAKGAEVLFFTGAPGVGKSACCGSSPTTRPPWASRCGWSTRSRTSTSPPTSSAACPKAPPSWSPAAPARTPRCWSIRHGRGGSGSGNSKP, translated from the coding sequence ATGTCCCACCTGCCGCAGGAAGTCCGGTACCGCTTCACCGTGCTCGGCCCGCCCGGTTTCACCAGCGGCGGCACCCGGCTGGACCTGGGCTCGCCGCAGCAGCAGGCCGTTCTGACGCTGTTGCTGGCCAACGCGGGCAATTTCGTCCGGACCGGCGAGCTGATCGACGGGCTCTGGGGCGAACGGGCACCCGCGACCGGTGAAGCCGTCATCCGCACCTACATCTCCCGTCTCCGGCGGCTTCTCTCCTTGCAGGGACTGGGGTCGGCGATCATCTCGCGGTCCGGCGGCTATCGGCTGGACCTGGATTCCTGCGAGGTGGACGCGGCCGAGTTCGCCGGGCTGATCGAGAGCGCGCGTCAGGCACACACCGTCCAGGAGGCGGCGCAGCTGCTGGAGCGGGCACTCGGTCTCTGGACCGGGACGGCGCTGGCCGGTGTCCCCGGCGAAGCGGCCGAACACGAGCGCTCACGGCTGGAGCGGCTGAAGCTGACCGCCACCCAGGAGTTACTCCGGCTGCGTCTGGAACTCGGGGAGCACGACGAGGTGATGGCCGAGATGCCCGTGCTGATCGAGCGGAACCGCCTCGAAGAGCCGCTGTACGAGATCTATCTGCTCGCCCTCCATCGCGGCGGGCGCCGGGCCGAGGCGCTCGAACTCTACCGGGCGGTCCACGACCTGTTCGACGAAGAACTCGGAGTCCGGCCAGGGGCGAAACTGCGGGCGCTGCACGAGAAGGTGCTTCGCGCGGACGACGAACGGGCACCGGTCCGCCGTGCGCCGGACTCGCTGTTCGTCGGCCGCGAGCGCGAACGCGCCGAATTCCGGCGGCTGCTCGCGAGAGATCCGGCCAAGGGCGCCGAGGTGCTGTTCTTCACCGGTGCCCCCGGTGTCGGGAAGTCGGCCTGCTGCGGAAGCTCGCCGACGACGCGGCCGCCATGGGCAAGCCGGTGCGGCTGGTCGACGCGTTCGAGGACCTCGACGAGCCCGCCGACGTCTTCCGCCGCCTGCCCGAAGGCGCCACCGTCGTGGTCGCCGGCCGCACCGGCCCGGACGCCACGATGCTGGTCGATCCGGCATGGTCGGGGAGGATCAGGCTCCGGAAACTCGAAGCCTTGA
- a CDS encoding helix-turn-helix transcriptional regulator: MPLFGRESELKDLNELVDGPASGCAGVLVQGEPGIGKSAVVAEAVASATVGGLRVLRATGVEAERNFAYAALHQLLHPLRAGADTLPAPQRSALWAALGLADGAEPGAYLVGLAALTLLSEEAAVKPLLIVAEDVHWMDRESADVLAFVARRIDTEPIVLIATLRDGEPSPLRDAGLSSMDLEPLPGEVAAELLDSVAPWLTSSVRSRLLAEAAGNPLALTELPSAATEAPDPVLPLTERLERAFGDRFTALPEPARTTLLVAALNETGSLTETLATASALLGDEVELSALTPAVEARLIDLEPRTVAFRHPLMRSAIPASVRLEERRRAHLSLAETFRDQPDRRAWHQAAAATGADEDVAAELENAADRARHRGGAAAAVAALERAAALSSDPDRRADRLLRAAELAVESGGRETAERLVRDARAGDLTPRQRSTASWLLSGFEDGVREDLSRIAELARLARSVAEDGQPDPAMRVLWGAAMRCFWAEPGADARRTLLAVADGLPVENSDPRLVAVAAYVAPFERAESVLGELRGLAATTGADPEVDRFLGSASLQVGAVDLAARFSAAAAPGLRAQGRLGLLPRALAVQAWSRVRLGDLAAAVPVAAEAAKFAKETGQPFMYGFATAVQAEIAALRGEHKQAKALADEAERIGLAAGARPVLATVQLARGIAASSEGRFDDAFADLRRLFDPADPAFQLALRVYFVAEITEVAIRAGQVEALREIVAEMERLALSTPAPALHIGLRYARAVLDPSDELFEAALGADLDGWPAERGRLQLAYGEWLRRQRRAVDSRGRLRTARETFDALGMTAWAERARRELRSAGESSPNRGPDASEKLTPHELSIVELAAEGLTNREIGQRLYLSHRTVGTHLHRIFPKLGVSSRSELKGALGLVSG, translated from the coding sequence ATGCCGCTTTTCGGACGGGAATCCGAGCTGAAGGACCTGAACGAGCTCGTCGACGGCCCTGCCTCGGGCTGCGCCGGGGTCCTCGTCCAGGGCGAACCCGGTATCGGCAAGTCCGCCGTCGTGGCGGAGGCCGTGGCCTCGGCGACCGTCGGGGGCCTGCGGGTGCTGCGCGCGACCGGTGTCGAGGCGGAACGGAACTTCGCCTACGCGGCCCTGCATCAGCTGCTCCATCCGCTGCGAGCCGGTGCGGACACCCTGCCCGCGCCGCAGCGGTCCGCGCTCTGGGCGGCGCTGGGGCTCGCCGATGGGGCCGAACCCGGCGCGTACCTGGTCGGCCTCGCCGCGCTGACCCTGCTTTCGGAGGAGGCGGCGGTCAAACCGCTGCTGATCGTCGCCGAGGACGTCCACTGGATGGACCGCGAGAGCGCCGACGTCCTCGCGTTCGTGGCCAGGCGGATCGACACGGAGCCGATCGTCCTGATCGCGACCCTCCGGGACGGGGAACCGTCGCCGCTGCGCGACGCGGGACTGTCCTCAATGGACCTCGAACCCCTGCCCGGCGAGGTGGCGGCCGAGCTGCTCGACTCCGTCGCCCCCTGGCTCACGTCCTCGGTCCGGTCCCGGCTGCTCGCCGAGGCGGCCGGGAATCCACTGGCCCTGACCGAACTGCCGTCGGCCGCGACCGAGGCGCCCGATCCCGTGCTGCCGCTCACCGAACGGCTCGAGCGCGCGTTCGGCGACCGGTTCACCGCCCTGCCGGAACCGGCGCGCACGACCCTGCTCGTGGCCGCGCTGAACGAGACCGGTTCGCTCACCGAAACTCTCGCGACGGCGAGCGCGCTGCTGGGCGACGAGGTCGAACTGTCGGCTCTGACGCCCGCCGTCGAGGCGCGGTTGATCGACCTCGAACCCCGGACGGTCGCCTTCCGGCACCCGCTGATGCGTTCGGCCATCCCCGCGTCGGTGCGGCTCGAGGAACGGCGGCGCGCGCATCTGAGCCTCGCCGAGACCTTCCGTGACCAGCCGGACCGTCGAGCCTGGCATCAGGCCGCGGCGGCGACCGGTGCCGACGAAGACGTGGCCGCCGAACTGGAGAACGCCGCCGACCGTGCCCGGCACCGCGGCGGAGCGGCAGCCGCCGTCGCCGCGCTGGAGCGGGCCGCCGCGCTGAGCTCCGATCCGGACCGGCGGGCGGACCGGTTGCTGCGCGCGGCCGAGCTGGCCGTCGAATCCGGTGGCCGGGAGACGGCGGAACGACTCGTCCGGGACGCCCGCGCGGGAGACCTCACCCCGCGGCAGCGATCGACGGCGAGCTGGTTGCTCAGCGGGTTCGAAGACGGCGTCCGCGAAGACCTCTCCCGGATCGCGGAGCTGGCGCGGCTGGCCCGGTCGGTCGCGGAAGACGGGCAGCCGGATCCGGCGATGCGTGTCCTGTGGGGTGCCGCCATGCGCTGCTTCTGGGCCGAACCCGGCGCGGACGCGCGGCGAACGCTGCTGGCCGTCGCGGACGGACTCCCGGTCGAGAACTCGGATCCGCGGCTGGTCGCCGTCGCCGCGTACGTGGCGCCGTTCGAACGGGCGGAGTCCGTGCTCGGCGAGCTGCGCGGACTCGCCGCCACCACCGGAGCCGATCCCGAGGTCGACCGCTTTCTGGGCAGTGCGTCGCTGCAGGTCGGCGCGGTCGACCTGGCCGCCCGGTTCTCCGCGGCCGCGGCGCCGGGACTGCGGGCGCAAGGACGACTCGGGTTGCTGCCGCGGGCCTTGGCGGTCCAGGCGTGGAGCCGGGTCCGGCTCGGCGACCTGGCCGCGGCCGTGCCGGTCGCGGCGGAGGCGGCCAAATTCGCCAAGGAGACCGGCCAGCCGTTCATGTACGGCTTCGCCACCGCGGTCCAGGCCGAGATCGCCGCGCTGCGGGGCGAGCACAAACAGGCCAAGGCGCTGGCCGACGAAGCGGAACGGATCGGGCTCGCGGCCGGCGCCCGGCCGGTACTGGCGACAGTGCAGCTCGCCAGGGGTATCGCGGCGTCGAGCGAGGGCCGTTTCGACGACGCTTTCGCCGATCTGCGGCGTCTGTTCGACCCCGCCGATCCCGCCTTCCAGCTGGCGCTGCGCGTCTACTTCGTCGCGGAGATCACCGAGGTCGCGATCCGGGCGGGCCAGGTCGAGGCACTGCGCGAGATCGTCGCGGAGATGGAGCGGCTGGCGCTGTCGACTCCGGCGCCCGCGTTGCACATCGGCTTGCGCTACGCCCGAGCGGTGCTCGACCCGAGTGACGAACTGTTCGAGGCCGCCTTGGGCGCGGACCTGGACGGCTGGCCCGCCGAACGCGGGCGGCTGCAGCTGGCCTACGGCGAGTGGCTGCGACGGCAGCGGCGAGCGGTGGACTCGCGGGGTCGTCTGCGCACCGCGCGGGAGACGTTCGACGCGCTCGGCATGACCGCCTGGGCCGAACGAGCGCGCCGTGAACTGCGCAGCGCGGGGGAGTCCAGTCCGAACCGCGGCCCGGACGCGAGCGAGAAACTGACCCCGCACGAGCTGAGCATCGTGGAACTGGCCGCGGAAGGACTGACGAACCGGGAGATCGGGCAGCGGCTGTACCTGTCCCACCGGACGGTCGGCACGCATCTGCACCGGATCTTCCCGAAGCTCGGGGTGAGTTCCAGGTCCGAGCTCAAGGGGGCATTGGGTCTCGTGAGTGGTTAG
- a CDS encoding alpha-lytic protease prodomain-containing protein, with product MNRKILAATAAAITGAGLITAIALTPSASAGQQATSGDQTQAEVLAALSRDLKISPEQAKLRLASEQRAAIADDTLKRQLGTSYGGSWLDTTGTTLTVAVTDAAQADLVRAAGATPKTVARSAADLDAAKLRLDAKSTKAPKTVPGWYTDVLTNSVVVLANAGGEAAAKSWAAESGVQADLVRIEASTEKPRALIDIIGGNAYTFGSGRCSIGFAVEGGFVTAGHCGTTGTRTSNPSGSVAGSSFPGNDYAWVRADAGNTPRALVNRYPGTVPVAGSTEAALNASVCRSGSTTGWHCGTILQKNASVTYPEGTITGLTRTNACAEPGDSGGSWISGDQAQGVTSGGSGNCTSGGTTYFQPISEILSVYSLRLTVSGAPPTSTTTPPTTTPTGPTTSNPPGGTWAPYTYYGSGATASYGGSNYRVIQPHTSMPGWEPPNVPALWELA from the coding sequence ATGAACAGAAAGATCCTCGCCGCGACAGCCGCGGCCATCACCGGGGCAGGCTTGATCACCGCCATCGCACTCACCCCCAGTGCGAGTGCCGGTCAGCAAGCCACCTCGGGAGACCAGACACAGGCCGAAGTCCTGGCCGCCCTGTCCCGCGACCTCAAGATCAGCCCCGAGCAGGCCAAGCTCCGGCTCGCGAGCGAGCAGCGCGCCGCGATCGCCGACGACACGCTGAAGCGGCAGCTCGGCACGTCCTATGGCGGATCGTGGCTGGACACCACCGGGACCACGCTCACCGTGGCGGTCACCGACGCCGCGCAGGCCGACCTGGTGCGCGCCGCTGGCGCGACCCCGAAGACCGTCGCCCGCAGCGCCGCCGACCTCGACGCGGCGAAGCTGCGGCTGGACGCCAAGTCCACCAAGGCGCCGAAGACCGTGCCCGGCTGGTACACCGACGTCCTCACCAACTCCGTCGTCGTCCTGGCCAACGCCGGTGGCGAGGCCGCCGCGAAGTCCTGGGCGGCCGAATCCGGTGTGCAGGCGGATCTGGTCCGGATCGAGGCCAGCACCGAGAAGCCGCGCGCGCTGATCGACATCATCGGCGGCAACGCCTACACCTTCGGCTCGGGCCGCTGCTCCATCGGCTTCGCCGTCGAGGGCGGTTTCGTGACCGCCGGCCACTGCGGCACCACCGGGACCCGTACCTCGAACCCGAGCGGGAGCGTCGCCGGTTCGAGCTTCCCCGGCAACGACTACGCCTGGGTCCGCGCCGACGCGGGCAACACCCCGCGCGCGCTGGTCAACCGCTACCCCGGCACCGTGCCGGTGGCCGGTTCGACCGAAGCCGCCCTCAACGCCTCGGTCTGCCGTTCCGGTTCCACCACGGGCTGGCACTGCGGCACCATCCTGCAGAAGAACGCCTCGGTCACCTACCCCGAAGGCACCATCACCGGCCTGACCCGGACCAACGCCTGCGCCGAACCCGGCGACTCCGGCGGTTCGTGGATCAGCGGCGACCAGGCGCAGGGCGTCACCTCCGGTGGTTCGGGCAACTGCACCTCCGGTGGCACGACCTACTTCCAGCCGATCTCGGAGATCCTGAGCGTCTACAGCCTGCGGTTGACGGTCAGCGGTGCCCCGCCGACCAGCACCACCACCCCGCCGACCACCACCCCGACCGGTCCGACGACGTCGAACCCGCCGGGCGGCACCTGGGCGCCGTACACCTACTACGGCTCCGGCGCGACCGCCAGCTACGGCGGCAGCAACTACCGCGTGATCCAGCCGCACACCTCCATGCCCGGCTGGGAACCGCCGAACGTGCCCGCGCTTTGGGAACTCGCCTGA
- a CDS encoding sigma-70 family RNA polymerase sigma factor codes for MGTRLTWTAPGELTSPGAVPPPDDDAWAADLESLVPRASRGDPAATNELMTIVQPVVADYCRSRMGGTDRVVAAEDVAQETCLAVLATLPTTRATGGSFLTAVLGIAARKVAAAFRWRARDRSEPTPDPPDRAAPEPDEPEWHALAADGHDRLTRLMSGLPDIQREILRLRITVGMTAPETGAVLRVSPGMVRVAQHRALHKLRTIISEDDL; via the coding sequence TTGGGAACTCGCCTGACCTGGACCGCCCCCGGCGAACTCACCTCGCCGGGGGCGGTTCCTCCCCCTGACGACGACGCGTGGGCGGCGGATCTCGAATCCCTCGTCCCCCGCGCCAGCCGCGGCGACCCCGCGGCCACGAACGAGTTGATGACCATCGTCCAGCCGGTCGTCGCGGACTACTGCCGAAGCCGGATGGGCGGGACGGATCGCGTGGTCGCGGCGGAGGACGTCGCGCAGGAGACCTGCCTCGCGGTCCTCGCCACCCTCCCCACCACCCGTGCCACCGGCGGTTCCTTCCTCACCGCCGTCCTCGGGATCGCCGCCCGGAAGGTCGCCGCTGCCTTCCGGTGGCGGGCACGGGACAGATCCGAACCCACGCCCGACCCGCCCGACCGCGCGGCGCCCGAGCCCGACGAACCCGAGTGGCACGCCCTCGCCGCCGACGGCCACGACCGGCTGACCCGGTTGATGAGCGGCCTGCCCGACATCCAGCGGGAGATCCTCCGGTTGCGGATCACCGTCGGCATGACGGCGCCCGAAACAGGTGCGGTCCTGCGGGTGAGCCCCGGCATGGTCCGGGTCGCCCAGCATCGCGCCTTGCACAAACTCCGCACGATCATCAGCGAGGACGACCTGTGA